The Dehalococcoidia bacterium genomic interval ATGCGACGCCTGTCGCCGCCCCGGCGCCGCCGCGCCGCGACCCCCTCCGCCTCGTCCTCGAGGAATCGGACGACGAAGCCGCTGACCAGGCCCGGCTCGCCCGCCTGTTCGACCTCCTCCGCGCCCACGCCGGCGAAGACCCCGTCGTGCTCACGATCCGGACGCGTGAGGGCGAAGAGGTAGACCTCGCGCTCCCCAGCGCGCGCGTGGACGCAGACTTGGAAGCGGCGCTGCTACGGACGCTGTCTGGACAGGCTGCGGCCGCGGCCTCCTAAGCGGGTCGAGAGCGCGGCCGGTTGCCCGTCGCCGGCTTCAGGACAAGGCGAGCGGGCTTGCATGTCCCGCGAGCGACAGACATCGGCCAACCTGGTGGTAGCACGAGACCAGGAGTCTCGCGGTCGACATCCGGCGAAGCAAGAGGGCTGGCGGCTTCGGCTGAACCCGCTCGAAGCACGGGCGGGCAAATCACGCATCTGGCCGCTTGAGGGCTGACTCTTACCCGTTGTCCGCCCCGCCGTGTTCCTTCCGCAGTTCAGTCTTCAGCACCTTACCCATCGGGTTTCGCGGCAGCTCAGGTACGAAGGTGATATACGCCGGCATCTTGTAGCTCGCGAGCCTCTCGCGGCAGTAAGCCTGTAGCTCGGCGCGCATCCGCTGCAGCGTCGCCTCGTCGCGGGCGCCGTGGCCGTTCTTCAGCACTACGACCGCCTTGATCGTCTCGCCCCAATCGGGGTCGGGCACGCCTATGACCGCCGCTTCTTCGACGGCGGGGTGCCCCTCGAGCACGGCCTCGATCTCGCCCGCGGAGATGTTCTCGCCGCCACGTATGATCAGGTCCTTCACGCGGCCGGTGATGAAGAGATAGCCGTCCTCGTCCAGATAGCCGACATCTCCCGTGTGCAGCCATCCATCGACGATAGCCGAGGCCGTGGCGTCCGCCTGCTTCAGGTAACCCTTCATCACGCGGGCGCTCATGACGCAGATTTCACCCTCTTGCCCGGGAGGCAACGGCCGGTTGTGCGCGTCCATGATGGCGATTTCGACATCGTCCATCGGGCGGCCGACCGAGCGCAGGCGCTTGATCTTCTTCTCGTTCTCCTCCGGCGTGCCGTCCAGGCGGTGGTCCTCGGGCCCGAGGTACGTGAGCGTGGAATTGCTCTCTGTCTGCCCGTAAGCGTTCATGAGGCCGGCGTTAGGCGCCGCCTTCGCGAAGACATCGATGGCCTTGCGCACCACCTCGAAGGGCATCGGCGCGGCGCCATACGTGATCAGCTGGAGCGAGGTCAGGTCGTACTTCTCGAAGTCCTGGTGCTCCATCACGCGCTTAAGCATCGTCGGCACCACGAACGCGTGGGTCACCTTCTCGTTCTGCACGGCCTTCAACCACGCCTCGGGGTCGAACTGAGGCAGGATCACGAGGCGCCGGCCGCCCCAGATGGAGGACATCACCGCCGTAATGCCGGCAACGTGGAAGACACCCACGGACAGGAGCGTCGACTCGACTTCCGCGGTCGGGTCGGCGGGGCTCATCGTGTTCATCACGTAGAGGGAGAGGTTGAGGTAGGTGAGCGCCACGCCCTTCGGCATCGCCGTCGTACCGGAGGTGAAGATCAGGACGCTCGGCTCGGTCTCGTCCACCTCGGTGAAGATCTCGTCCGGCTCGTAGGACTCGAGAAGCTGATCGTAGGACTTCAGTCCCTCCGGCCGGCTCTCCAGGGCGATGACCTCGTTCAGGGTCGGGAGCCGCGGGCGGAGTTGGGCGATGAGCGGCAGATAGCGGTCGCCGGCAAAGAGCACCTCCGCCTCGGAGGTGTTGATCATGTACTCGATCTCTTCCTGCTTCGCCCGCGGGTTCAGCGGCACGTAGCAGGCGCCGATTTTCGCGCAGGCGTAGTAGGCTTCGACGGCTTCAGGGGAGTTGACGGCCATCAAGGCGACCTTGTCGCCCACGCCCACGCCCATGGCCTGGAGCGCGTTGGCGAGGCGGTTTACGCGGTCGGCCATTTCGATGTAGGTGATGCGCTTGGAGCCGTCGGCGGCAATAAGGGCTTCACGGTCGGGCACAACGGCGCTGCTTATCGTCAGGAACTCGGCCGGATTCATCGACTACCCTCGTATCCACATCTATCCATAACTTGACAGCCTGACCGGTGGGCCTGACTCGCCGCCCGCGGTGCGTGCCGCCAGATTTTACCCACGGAGCGGGGGCTTATGTCACGGCTTCCAGCGCCCGCCCGAGCCGCCACTCCATGCGGACGCCTTCTTCCAGCGGCAGGTCCAGTCCCCTAACGACGGCCTCCTTCGCGCGCCGCACGGCCGGCGCGGGCCGCGCGACGACGCGCCTCGCAAGTTCCTCCGTCCGGGCCTGGAGGTCGCCAGCGGGGACCACCCACTGCACCAGCCCGAAGTCCAGGGCCTGCCTGGCGCTGATCGGCTCCCCTGTCAGGATCATAAGCAGCGCATTGCCACGAGCAATGGTGCGCGGCAAGAGTTGCGTGCCGCCCGCGCTCGGGATATAGCCCAGCTTCACTTCCGGAAGGCCGAAGCTGGCGTCTTCAGACGCGATGCGCAGGTCGCAGCAGAGGCTCATCTCGCAGCCGGCGCCGAGGGCGAAACCGCGGATCGACGCGATCATCGGCTTCTCGATCGCCAGCATCAGGCCCCAGAGGTCACGTTCGTGCCGGGCCCGCCGCGCTTCGACGTACGAGGGCGCCGTACCGAACTCGGTTATGTCGGCCCCGGCAGAAAACGCCCGCTCGCCCGCGCCGCGCAGCACAATTGCGCCGACGTCGGGGTCGGAGCGGACCCACTCCATAGCCGTCCACATCTCGTCGCGCATCTGAAGATTGACGGCGTTCAGCTTCTCGGGCCGGTTCAGAGTGATCCAGGCGATGCAGCCCCCGGGCCTGGGCTCGACCTCTTGTTTGTCGAAGAGGAGGCTCTCGAACATGGTGCCTTCGTGGTGAGTATAGCCGCGCCGATTCGTGCAGGTGGCGGAGGGACGGCGCCCGAAGGCGCCCGCGGCGGATGGGCTGCCGGGACGGCCCGCAGCGAGCCCTGGAGACGGCGGTGCAGCGGAGCCGCTTTCCGCCGACCTGTCGCCGTTTGGCCCTGCACGCTCGGGTGGGTTGCGGTCGACAATTTGGTACGAGGGTGATGTCTCGCAAAGGCTAGAATGACGCTTGTGGATACTGTCTGGGCGGTCGAGACCCGCCAGCTGACGAAGGTGTACGGCGACCGCGTCGTGGCCCTGAGCGGCGTCGACCTGCGCGTGCGCCCCGGAGTCGTCTATGGCCTCGTCGGGCCGAACGGTGCCGGCAAGACGACGCTGTTCCGCATCCTCATGGGCCTGCAGCAACCGACGGCGGGCGAGGCGCTGGTGTTCGGCGAGAAAATGCACGCCAACGCCGCGGATCTGCGTCGCCGCATCGGCTTCCTGGCGACGAACCCGCGCTTTCCCAGGCACGAGACCGCGATTCAGTACCTGCGGTTCGTGGGTGAGGTCTCCGGCCTCAGCAGAGACGAGCGCGAGTTCCGCGTCGCCGCACTGCTGCGCGACTTCGACCTCATGAGTGCCGCCGGCCAGCGCATCGGCACGTTTTCGACCGGTATGACGACGCGCCTGGGCATTGCCGCTGCCTTCATCAACGAGCCCGACCTCCTCATCTGGGACGAGCCGACCAGCGGCCTCGACCCGGTGGGGCGCCGGCAGGTCATCGACCTCATCCGCTCGATGGACGCGAAGAAGACGCTGATCGTGAGCACGCACGTCCTCGGCGACGTCGACCGCGTCTGTCACGACATTGGCGTGCTGTACCGCGGGCAGCTCATTTACTCCGGCCCGATCGGCGAGATGAAGCGCATGACGCACGCCCGCACCGTGGAATTGGAGGTGGAGGGCGAGGTGAGCAGGCTCGTCAGCCGCCTGGCCGCGCTGGAAAGGCCCCTTTCGCCCGAGTACGAAGAGCCGTTCCTGAGGCTGACGCTGTCGGAGGACCTGCCGCTGGCCGCGACGCTCTCGCACGTGCTCTCGCTCGCGGCCGAGGAAGGCGTGGCTGTGACCTCGATCAACATGCTGGGCGACCAGTTGGAGGAGGCGTTCCTGCAACGGCTCGAGGAGGACCGCCGCCACGGTCTGCAGTCGCACTGGCGCGCCGGGACGTTCAGGAGGGGCGGCGATGTCTCTTAGGGCGGCGCGGGCCATCGCTCGCTCCGAGGGTGCCGCGCTGTCCGGCTCGTGGTTGCTTCGCGGCTGGGTGGTGCTGGTGGCGGTGCTAGCGCTGCTCGCCCTGGCGAGCATGGACGAGGCCCGGAGCGTGTCGCGCGGGCTGACCGGCTTCCTCGCGGTCTACTCGCTGCCGTCCGCCATCCTCGCTGGCGTCCTGGGCGCGGCGGCGCTGAGCTCCGATCTGGACGTCGCCGCCGATTCCGTCCTCGCTCGCGCGGTCACCCGCACCGACTTCACGCTCGGCAAGGTCGGGTCCCGCCTGCTGCTCGTCTTTGCGGCGCACCTCGCCGTCGTGCTGCCGACGATGTACCTGGCGCAGAAGGTCGGGAGGGGAAACGCCGACGATGCGCAGATCGCCGTCGTGGCCCTGGCGCTGGGCCTTACGCTTGTGTTTCTCGTGGCGCTGGGCTCGCTCGCCGGCGCGCTGTTTCGCAACACCCTCGTGGCGATCGCGCTGCTCATGGTGGTCTTCGCGTCGCAGTCCCTGATTTTCGACTTCGTGGGCCTTGAGTACCTCTCGCCGACAGCCCTGCTGCGCGATGCCGAGGAGTGGCTCGACGGCCGGGCGGGGACGTGGGAACAGGCGCGGTACATGCTGGCGTTTGCGCTGGGCACAGGCGCGTGCCTCGGCGCGACCCTCGCGGCGTTTTATCGCCGCGACCTCTAGACGCCAACGGGGTGGCGGCCCCGGAGGCTCGCCTAACTGCCGGGAAGTGCCTGATCCCGCGGCATTTCGAACTGCCATAACTGACGAGGCGCAGAAGCGTGGACAACTTCGAGGTTAATAGACTCGTTATGGGGATGTTATGTACAGCGGGGCAATAGAAAACGTCGAATGAACGCTAGAAGTAACTTCTATAGAAGATACGGGCTTGAAATGCAACGGAAGTCATTGACAACGCGGTGTAGAATACTGCGGATTGTTCGACCGGCCAGCACGAAAGGGAGTGCTTCAGCAGGGAGGTTGCAGGCATTACTTCTGCGCCCAGCGGGCGACCTTCGCCCGGAGCCCTGAATCCCCGCGCGGGACGCAAGGCGAGTCCAACCGCTAGTAGGCGATACCGAAGGCCCCTCTTCCACGGTCTGATCCTTTCTATCGCTATCGCTTCGGCCTTCTACGCCGCCTTCCTTCCCGGTCGGGCGTCGACCCGCGCCGGCGGTTTGGCCAACGCCGTGGACGGCCTCACCTACTCCGGCGCCGTCACTGGCCAGCCCGCCCCGCAGAGCGTCGGCGTGACGTTGGTCGCGCAGCAGCGTCAGCTGGCCGCGCATGGCGCCGAGCTCGACGCCGGGCTCCCGGAAGCAGCTTCCACCTCCGCCGGCCGCGGTGATGGCGGCGTGCGCCTCATGGCCAGCAGCGCGGGCTCCCCGACTGCGACCCTGCCCCCCTGCGATACCACTCAGAGCATCCTTTACTGCGTCTACACCATTCAGCCGGGCGACACGCTCTGGACAATCGCCAATGCCTTCGGCCTGACCAGCGGCGAGGTGACCGCCGCGGACTTCCTCGTCCACAGCAACAAGCCTGACATTGCCAGCGCGGACGACCTGCTGCAGATCGGCCAGAAGATCAAAGTCCCCACGCAGAACGGCGTCGTCCATCTGGTGCGCAGCGGCGACACCGCTTCGTCGATCGCCACGCTCTATGACGTTCCCCTCGAAGAGATCGCGGCGCTGCCGCAGAACCAGGTCACTGACCTCAACAATCTCAAG includes:
- a CDS encoding long-chain-fatty-acid--CoA ligase — its product is MNPAEFLTISSAVVPDREALIAADGSKRITYIEMADRVNRLANALQAMGVGVGDKVALMAVNSPEAVEAYYACAKIGACYVPLNPRAKQEEIEYMINTSEAEVLFAGDRYLPLIAQLRPRLPTLNEVIALESRPEGLKSYDQLLESYEPDEIFTEVDETEPSVLIFTSGTTAMPKGVALTYLNLSLYVMNTMSPADPTAEVESTLLSVGVFHVAGITAVMSSIWGGRRLVILPQFDPEAWLKAVQNEKVTHAFVVPTMLKRVMEHQDFEKYDLTSLQLITYGAAPMPFEVVRKAIDVFAKAAPNAGLMNAYGQTESNSTLTYLGPEDHRLDGTPEENEKKIKRLRSVGRPMDDVEIAIMDAHNRPLPPGQEGEICVMSARVMKGYLKQADATASAIVDGWLHTGDVGYLDEDGYLFITGRVKDLIIRGGENISAGEIEAVLEGHPAVEEAAVIGVPDPDWGETIKAVVVLKNGHGARDEATLQRMRAELQAYCRERLASYKMPAYITFVPELPRNPMGKVLKTELRKEHGGADNG
- a CDS encoding enoyl-CoA hydratase/isomerase family protein → MFESLLFDKQEVEPRPGGCIAWITLNRPEKLNAVNLQMRDEMWTAMEWVRSDPDVGAIVLRGAGERAFSAGADITEFGTAPSYVEARRARHERDLWGLMLAIEKPMIASIRGFALGAGCEMSLCCDLRIASEDASFGLPEVKLGYIPSAGGTQLLPRTIARGNALLMILTGEPISARQALDFGLVQWVVPAGDLQARTEELARRVVARPAPAVRRAKEAVVRGLDLPLEEGVRMEWRLGRALEAVT
- a CDS encoding ABC transporter ATP-binding protein, encoding MDTVWAVETRQLTKVYGDRVVALSGVDLRVRPGVVYGLVGPNGAGKTTLFRILMGLQQPTAGEALVFGEKMHANAADLRRRIGFLATNPRFPRHETAIQYLRFVGEVSGLSRDEREFRVAALLRDFDLMSAAGQRIGTFSTGMTTRLGIAAAFINEPDLLIWDEPTSGLDPVGRRQVIDLIRSMDAKKTLIVSTHVLGDVDRVCHDIGVLYRGQLIYSGPIGEMKRMTHARTVELEVEGEVSRLVSRLAALERPLSPEYEEPFLRLTLSEDLPLAATLSHVLSLAAEEGVAVTSINMLGDQLEEAFLQRLEEDRRHGLQSHWRAGTFRRGGDVS
- a CDS encoding M23 family metallopeptidase produces the protein MANAVDGLTYSGAVTGQPAPQSVGVTLVAQQRQLAAHGAELDAGLPEAASTSAGRGDGGVRLMASSAGSPTATLPPCDTTQSILYCVYTIQPGDTLWTIANAFGLTSGEVTAADFLVHSNKPDIASADDLLQIGQKIKVPTQNGVVHLVRSGDTASSIATLYDVPLEEIAALPQNQVTDLNNLKVGQELLVPNPKRFARPAPVASSGGSASAPSTQIVRGGQASVSGFIWPASGPISSYFTAAHPLGIDIDFHGNPNQPVGAAASGTVVFAGGNPCCSYGLYVVIDHGNGFQTLYAHLSSIVVSVGQRVAQGQILGYGGRTGYATGNHLHFEVHLNGAIVNPLIYLP